CCGGGCAGGAACTCCACTTCATAGTTGCCCGAGGGCTTTTCTTCGTTTAATACCTGCGCAACTTCTCGCCCCAGGAGGTCAAATATCTTAAGGCTTACCTGCTGAAGGGCGCCAGCCGTTTTAGCCGAGCCTACATGATATTTAATCTTTGTCCCGGGATTAAAAGGATTGGGATAATTCTGATCCAAGCCATAGCTAGCAACCTGTGTAACCTCCGAAACCGCAGTGGGACCGGCAAGGTCTTTTAAGATCCAGTTATTGGGATCAAAGGTAACAGACTGCGGCTGCCCTTTCACAGTAATAAGAAAATTCTGATCTGCCTGGTTGTTCATTACAGTTAAAAGTGTATCGCCTGCCGTGGTTGAGACTTTAAGCTGTATGGGCATTGTAAAGATGGGCAGCCCTTTACTCTGATCCTGCTTTATACTTACCTGCAGCTGATACTGGCTATTCTGCTGCGTGCTGGCCCAGTTGTAGGTGTAGCTCGGGTATCCCGCGCCGAATATCCATTCCTTGAAGAAATAGTCGAGGCTCTGCCCGTAAACCTTCTCGGCATCTGCCTGGAAGTCAGCCGTTACAGCCGTCCCGTAGGCTAGTTTTGTATCATCGAGGTAAGTTCTTAGTATACGGTAGAAGGTACTGTCGCCAACTATGCCTCTTAGCATATGGAGCACGGTGCCTCCTTTGGCATAGGAGCGGCTGTAGTTGAAAATGCTGCCTTCAGAACTGATATCCGTTAAATAGATGGATCCCTGGGCGTCTTTTGCCCTGTTCATAATGCTTTGAATAAAAGAGTCATAGGCTGCTTTTCCCTGTGAGTTTTCAAAATAAACCCCTTCTGAGAATGTTGCAAAGCCCTCATTAAGCCATATATCGTTCCAGTCTCTGCACGTCACCTTGTCACCAAACCACTGGTGGGAAAGTTCATGTGAGACCAGGTCCTCACCAAAGCTGACAAGTGAAGTTATTGTCTGGTGCTCCATTCCTCCGCCCCAGCCGAACTGTGCGTGGCCGTACTTTTCCTTTATAAATGGGTATAGCTCGTATTTATCCGAAAATATCCTTAGCATATCCACAGTCTTATTCAGCAGAGCTATATTCTGCGGCGTATTCTCTTCGGGATAGATATAATGAGTTACTATCATA
The DNA window shown above is from Ignavibacteria bacterium and carries:
- a CDS encoding T9SS type A sorting domain-containing protein, with product MKFLKITIFFILLSGLLSAQNSWKSQAEFEKLTAKGTLQKQAFAYPGDSTIDVTYYRLDLNLTYNPQYLKGAVTVGLRSAAASLSSFFLDLQPVMNVDSVTMSGAKLAFTHSGSKLQITLPRAYNQGENASVIIYYQGVPGSSGFGSFIFSTHDPANMYPIIWSLSEPYGASDWWPCKDTPGDKADSSDVIVTTSQFFTVASNGSLVSQVNNQDGTRTTHWKNHYPIAQYLISVAMTNYYLYTNYFKYSPTDSMIVTHYIYPEENTPQNIALLNKTVDMLRIFSDKYELYPFIKEKYGHAQFGWGGGMEHQTITSLVSFGEDLVSHELSHQWFGDKVTCRDWNDIWLNEGFATFSEGVYFENSQGKAAYDSFIQSIMNRAKDAQGSIYLTDISSEGSIFNYSRSYAKGGTVLHMLRGIVGDSTFYRILRTYLDDTKLAYGTAVTADFQADAEKVYGQSLDYFFKEWIFGAGYPSYTYNWASTQQNSQYQLQVSIKQDQSKGLPIFTMPIQLKVSTTAGDTLLTVMNNQADQNFLITVKGQPQSVTFDPNNWILKDLAGPTAVSEVTQVASYGLDQNYPNPFNPGTKIKYHVGSAKTAGALQQVSLKIFDLLGREVAQVLNEEKPSGNYEVEFLPGSYNLPSGTYYYQLKAGSYTATKKMMYIK